One Fusobacterium perfoetens DNA segment encodes these proteins:
- a CDS encoding argininosuccinate synthase: protein MKEKVVLAYSGGLDTSVIIPWLKENYDFEVIAVSVNVGQKDDFEAVAKKAKESGASKFFAIDKTKELVDDYIFPMIKAGAKYENEYLLGTSIARPIIAKALVDVAKSEGANYIVHGATGKGNDQVRFELGIKALAPNIKIIAPWRIWNIKSRKQEIEYLKEKGIELPFKENSSYSRDENLFHISHEGLDLENPSNTPDYKNLLQWVTPLEETPDQGEIIQIDFEQGIPTKLNAEKLNGVELIKKLNEIGGKHGVGVIDLVENRLVGMKSRGVYETPGGTILYFAHQELERLCLDRETFQAKANLSNYMAKLIYNGQWFTTYREAISAFVNVSQKYVTGSVKLKLYKGNMILQGLDSEYSLYSEDFSTFDEDEVYNQKDAEGFINLFGLPIKIQALLRNK, encoded by the coding sequence ATGAAAGAAAAAGTTGTTTTAGCATATTCTGGAGGATTAGATACATCTGTAATTATACCTTGGTTAAAAGAAAATTATGATTTTGAAGTTATTGCTGTTTCTGTAAATGTTGGACAAAAAGATGATTTTGAGGCTGTGGCTAAAAAAGCAAAAGAAAGTGGTGCAAGTAAATTTTTCGCCATTGATAAAACAAAAGAGTTAGTTGATGATTATATATTTCCAATGATAAAAGCTGGAGCAAAATATGAAAACGAATATCTACTTGGAACTTCTATTGCAAGACCTATAATTGCCAAAGCTCTTGTTGATGTGGCAAAATCTGAGGGAGCAAATTATATTGTCCACGGAGCTACTGGAAAAGGAAATGACCAAGTTAGATTTGAACTTGGAATTAAAGCTCTTGCTCCAAATATAAAAATAATCGCTCCTTGGCGTATTTGGAATATAAAATCAAGAAAGCAAGAAATTGAATACCTAAAAGAAAAAGGCATTGAGCTTCCTTTTAAAGAGAATTCATCTTACAGTAGAGATGAAAATCTTTTCCACATAAGTCACGAAGGATTAGATTTGGAAAATCCAAGTAACACACCTGATTATAAAAATCTTCTTCAATGGGTTACTCCTCTTGAAGAAACTCCAGACCAAGGGGAGATTATTCAAATAGATTTTGAACAAGGAATACCTACAAAATTAAATGCAGAAAAATTAAACGGTGTTGAACTTATAAAAAAATTAAATGAAATAGGTGGAAAACACGGAGTTGGAGTTATAGACTTAGTAGAAAATAGACTTGTTGGAATGAAATCTCGTGGAGTATATGAAACTCCTGGTGGAACAATTCTTTATTTTGCTCATCAAGAACTTGAAAGACTTTGTCTTGATAGAGAAACTTTCCAAGCAAAAGCAAATCTTTCAAACTATATGGCAAAATTAATCTACAACGGACAATGGTTTACAACTTATAGAGAAGCTATCTCAGCTTTTGTTAATGTTTCACAAAAATATGTAACTGGAAGTGTAAAGTTAAAACTTTATAAAGGAAATATGATTCTCCAAGGATTAGACTCAGAATACTCACTTTACTCAGAAGATTTTTCAACTTTTGATGAAGATGAAGTTTATAACCAAAAAGATGCTGAAGGATTTATTAATTTATTTGGACTTCCTATAAAAATTCAAGCACTTTTAAGAAATAAATAA
- a CDS encoding DUF4311 domain-containing protein, translating into MLYIIVKSLIIGFIGGAALTAGAARMFHTPNSQSMGAFRTLGELNACQGDTMAHFSFGLGFLFNSAAAVVAAGALTQDVFHRVIPNFAAAALLSKNKKVEETLYDPFKMGVAGGIIGAVVVAFLNTLASLIPAQLSEIASKILSPAAALMINPVMPIVFWLAALDAGKITGVWATVLGGLAHMIMGNAVPGIVLGILIGQTMDESGYNKSVKIMISIVIVLFVVIAYFRGFFVKLGL; encoded by the coding sequence ATGTTATATATAATAGTAAAATCGTTAATAATAGGATTTATAGGAGGAGCAGCATTAACAGCTGGAGCAGCTAGAATGTTTCATACTCCCAACTCACAATCAATGGGAGCTTTTAGAACTTTAGGAGAATTAAATGCTTGTCAAGGAGATACAATGGCACATTTCTCATTTGGACTAGGATTTCTTTTTAACTCAGCAGCAGCTGTAGTAGCAGCAGGTGCTCTTACTCAAGATGTTTTTCATAGAGTAATACCTAACTTTGCAGCAGCAGCTTTACTATCAAAAAATAAAAAAGTTGAAGAAACTTTATATGATCCATTTAAAATGGGAGTGGCAGGAGGAATTATAGGTGCAGTAGTTGTAGCGTTCTTAAATACTTTGGCTTCTCTTATACCAGCACAACTATCAGAAATAGCTTCTAAAATATTATCTCCAGCAGCAGCTTTAATGATAAATCCAGTAATGCCGATAGTGTTCTGGTTAGCAGCTTTAGATGCAGGAAAAATTACTGGAGTATGGGCAACTGTTTTAGGAGGATTAGCTCATATGATAATGGGAAATGCAGTTCCTGGAATAGTTTTAGGAATACTTATAGGTCAAACAATGGATGAAAGTGGTTATAACAAATCAGTAAAAATTATGATTAGTATAGTTATTGTGTTATTTGTTGTTATTGCTTACTTTAGAGGGTTTTTTGTGAAACTAGGTTTATAG
- a CDS encoding efflux RND transporter periplasmic adaptor subunit, whose product MNKNKKIIIISSVVGTILLIGLLFISKNPQKNKNEIIYPTRIISTNNKRGYINVEGKIEANDTKKVFVDKKLKVDEVFIQEGDYVEKGKILMTFDETERNNIIRNLKREELSLAKAKRNLEVEKELLKLGGSSKNYVKELEEEVARYEINIEEYQEDLLKTAEKIVSPVSGTVTSLLAQENYSVNTDEPLMEIADLSNIKIILEVAEYDIKDIFLGQTLDIKPEVFEKKRSFKGTITKISKISKTSSTTSENIVEVEVTPLEEIPNIIPGFKVSAKIYLEKNDDITISKNALMEENNQYFVYLVTPDNTIIRRDVEIENRKGDSIIIKSGLKIGDEIITTPSMKLKPNDKISTKPLTTSQQKGEKIDNTNKGNK is encoded by the coding sequence ATGAATAAAAATAAAAAGATAATAATTATAAGCAGTGTGGTTGGAACAATTTTATTGATTGGACTTCTTTTTATTTCAAAAAATCCTCAAAAAAATAAAAATGAAATAATATATCCAACAAGAATTATTTCAACCAATAATAAAAGAGGATACATAAATGTTGAAGGAAAAATAGAGGCAAACGACACTAAAAAAGTTTTCGTTGATAAAAAATTAAAAGTTGATGAGGTTTTTATTCAAGAGGGGGATTATGTAGAAAAAGGAAAAATCCTTATGACTTTTGATGAAACAGAGAGAAATAATATTATAAGAAACTTAAAAAGAGAAGAGTTATCTTTAGCCAAAGCAAAAAGAAATTTAGAAGTTGAAAAAGAACTTTTAAAACTTGGTGGAAGTTCTAAAAACTATGTAAAAGAACTTGAAGAGGAAGTTGCAAGATATGAGATAAATATAGAGGAATATCAAGAGGATTTATTAAAAACAGCTGAAAAAATAGTAAGTCCTGTAAGTGGAACTGTAACATCACTACTTGCTCAAGAAAATTACTCAGTAAATACAGATGAGCCTCTTATGGAGATAGCTGACCTTTCAAATATAAAAATAATTTTAGAGGTAGCAGAGTATGACATAAAAGATATATTTTTAGGTCAAACTCTTGATATAAAACCAGAAGTTTTTGAGAAAAAACGTTCATTCAAAGGAACTATTACAAAAATCTCTAAAATTTCAAAAACTTCATCAACTACTTCTGAAAATATTGTTGAAGTAGAGGTTACACCACTTGAGGAAATTCCAAATATAATTCCTGGATTTAAAGTATCAGCAAAAATATATCTAGAAAAAAATGATGATATAACAATTTCAAAAAATGCTTTAATGGAAGAAAATAATCAATATTTTGTTTATTTAGTCACTCCAGATAATACAATAATAAGAAGAGATGTTGAGATAGAAAATAGAAAAGGAGATAGTATAATTATAAAAAGTGGACTAAAAATAGGAGATGAAATAATAACAACTCCTAGTATGAAGTTAAAACCAAATGATAAAATCTCAACAAAACCTTTGACAACTTCTCAACAAAAAGGAGAGAAAATTGATAATACAAATAAAGGGAATAAATAA
- a CDS encoding ABC transporter ATP-binding protein: protein MIIQIKGINKYYINGENKLHALKDINLGIKKGEFVAIMGSSGSGKSTMMNILGCLDKEFDGEYILDGISVGEVKEDNLCKIRNSKIGFVFQSFNLLPKLTTQENVELPLVYAGVHKDEREKRALEVLKKVGLEKRVKHKPNELSGGQRQRVAIARALINNPAIILADEPTGNLDSVSEDEIMKLFQELNEQGKTIVVVSHEPEIAKYCKRIVTFKDGKIISDGETR from the coding sequence TTGATAATACAAATAAAGGGAATAAATAAATATTATATCAACGGAGAAAATAAACTTCACGCTCTTAAAGATATAAATCTTGGAATAAAAAAAGGTGAGTTTGTTGCTATAATGGGAAGTAGTGGAAGTGGAAAATCTACTATGATGAATATTTTAGGTTGTCTTGATAAAGAGTTTGATGGAGAATATATTCTTGATGGAATAAGCGTTGGAGAAGTAAAAGAGGATAATCTTTGTAAAATAAGAAATAGTAAAATAGGCTTTGTATTTCAGTCTTTCAATCTTTTGCCAAAACTTACCACTCAAGAAAATGTTGAACTTCCTCTTGTTTATGCAGGAGTTCACAAAGATGAAAGAGAAAAAAGAGCTTTGGAAGTTTTAAAAAAAGTTGGACTTGAAAAAAGAGTAAAACATAAACCTAATGAACTTTCAGGAGGACAAAGACAAAGAGTTGCAATAGCAAGAGCTTTGATAAATAATCCAGCAATAATTTTAGCAGACGAGCCAACAGGAAATTTGGACAGTGTATCTGAAGATGAAATAATGAAACTTTTCCAAGAGTTAAATGAGCAAGGAAAAACAATAGTAGTTGTAAGTCACGAGCCTGAGATAGCAAAATATTGCAAAAGAATAGTGACATTTAAAGATGGAAAAATTATAAGTGACGGTGAAACTCGATGA
- a CDS encoding TolC family protein, whose amino-acid sequence MGKNKFLFLKILFFLMSSLISYGKNIKLDDMLKTLEEKSYEREIFDLEQKKNLSKEKYYNLDNYNGVRGEIATDYDYEEDKIKSNGRVSYGDFYLDLSKDKINSQKNSDTDVIIGVNKSLKDMFYSKSDSEIKKLEYSKKNTEYSYYDDLETKKISLINLYEEYKNNEFEIKLKTNNLTRLKSEEKILKKSYELGATPKIDLDTLQTSRNNLEIELKYLKENIKKIKNRFLYEFGIDISKDELMDIEIPKVDISDFISNIGERKISRLGLEKEITKENIKYLKYSNKIPEVLVGVEHQERNNGYSDENRVFLKLSKDIFYYDINLENEKITLDQQEINIQKEKEINISKKLEVEENCNNLYKNYLVNKNKAELEKNKYEIINLKYKLGDVTYVDVMDVFDDYLNYQVAAEKAKNLFNGYIYEILVRGEKNYE is encoded by the coding sequence ATGGGAAAAAATAAGTTTCTATTTTTAAAAATTTTATTTTTCTTAATGAGTTCTTTGATTTCATACGGAAAAAATATAAAACTAGATGATATGCTAAAAACATTAGAGGAAAAATCTTATGAAAGAGAGATTTTTGACTTAGAACAAAAGAAAAATCTTTCTAAAGAGAAATATTACAATCTTGATAATTACAATGGAGTGAGAGGGGAAATCGCAACAGATTACGATTATGAAGAGGATAAAATAAAATCTAACGGAAGAGTAAGTTATGGAGATTTTTATTTGGATTTATCAAAGGATAAAATAAATAGCCAAAAAAATAGTGATACTGACGTGATTATAGGTGTTAATAAAAGTCTAAAGGATATGTTTTATTCTAAGAGCGACAGTGAAATAAAAAAATTGGAGTACTCAAAGAAAAATACTGAATATTCTTATTATGACGATCTTGAAACTAAAAAAATATCCCTAATAAATCTTTATGAAGAATATAAAAATAATGAATTTGAAATAAAATTAAAAACCAATAATCTGACAAGATTAAAATCAGAAGAAAAAATTCTAAAAAAATCCTATGAGCTTGGGGCAACTCCAAAAATAGATTTAGATACATTACAAACTAGTAGAAATAATCTTGAAATAGAATTGAAATATTTGAAGGAAAATATAAAAAAAATAAAGAATCGTTTCTTATATGAGTTTGGCATAGATATTTCAAAAGATGAGCTAATGGATATTGAAATACCAAAAGTTGATATTTCAGATTTTATTTCAAATATTGGTGAGAGAAAAATTTCAAGACTTGGTTTAGAAAAAGAAATAACAAAAGAAAATATAAAATATCTAAAATATTCTAACAAAATTCCAGAAGTTTTAGTAGGGGTAGAACATCAAGAAAGAAATAATGGATATTCAGATGAAAATAGAGTATTTTTAAAACTTTCAAAGGATATCTTTTATTATGATATTAATCTAGAAAATGAAAAAATTACTCTAGATCAACAAGAGATAAATATTCAAAAAGAAAAAGAAATAAATATTTCAAAAAAATTAGAAGTTGAAGAAAATTGCAATAATTTATACAAAAATTATTTAGTTAATAAAAATAAAGCTGAACTTGAAAAAAATAAATATGAAATAATAAATTTGAAATATAAACTAGGTGATGTCACTTATGTTGATGTTATGGACGTCTTTGACGATTATTTAAATTATCAAGTAGCAGCTGAAAAAGCTAAGAATTTATTTAATGGGTATATTTATGAAATACTAGTTAGAGGAGAAAAAAATTATGAATAA
- a CDS encoding replication initiation protein produces MKKIYNEPIFFNEKDIKIQFNKSFFKKEKILFDFLTKDKEKILNNNVTIPILKIKRLLSVGELESILKIFQKLSEKLVNYSIYRLDILEKRGAFSIISSYCIEKNSIRVTFTEEFCSIFQKNSYFQKNDFNILLFFQNNYAIILYNFLKSNLSINKSLEISIHKLKTILGLENSYDRFFDFEKMILKPAFKEISQITKKNIEYSKIKNKDAKNSKIIGLSLEIKDVNEQEKFNIVSNILEKIEKIISLEEDRKEVYDKIFKTLDEKSLEYITKNVNYSLTHFPKNGFKVFLEESLDFNYAENRFKNKITKFSENFKCIENIEKKYLSLAQLHSDLFKILANLKFNYLTLNPQFLKSLQNLKTRKELEYFDTDFIIFAEYNDKEISYIAVFEN; encoded by the coding sequence TTGAAAAAAATTTATAATGAACCTATTTTTTTTAATGAAAAGGATATAAAAATCCAATTTAACAAATCTTTTTTTAAAAAAGAAAAAATTCTTTTTGATTTTTTAACTAAAGATAAAGAAAAAATCTTAAACAATAATGTTACTATTCCTATTTTAAAAATAAAAAGATTATTAAGTGTTGGAGAGTTGGAAAGTATTTTAAAAATATTTCAAAAATTATCAGAAAAATTGGTAAATTACAGTATTTATAGACTTGATATTTTGGAAAAAAGAGGAGCTTTTTCAATTATTTCATCTTATTGTATTGAAAAAAATTCTATTAGAGTCACTTTTACTGAAGAGTTTTGCTCTATCTTTCAAAAAAATTCATATTTTCAAAAAAATGATTTTAATATTTTATTATTCTTTCAAAATAACTATGCCATTATTTTATACAATTTTCTTAAATCTAATTTATCCATAAATAAATCCTTGGAAATATCCATTCATAAATTAAAAACTATTCTTGGATTAGAAAATTCTTATGATCGCTTTTTTGATTTTGAAAAGATGATATTAAAACCAGCTTTCAAAGAAATATCACAAATTACTAAAAAAAACATTGAATATAGTAAAATCAAAAATAAAGATGCTAAAAACTCAAAAATAATTGGACTTTCCCTTGAAATAAAAGATGTAAATGAACAGGAAAAATTCAATATAGTAAGTAATATTTTAGAAAAAATTGAAAAAATTATTTCTCTCGAAGAGGATAGAAAAGAGGTTTATGATAAAATTTTTAAAACATTAGATGAAAAGAGTTTGGAATATATAACTAAAAATGTAAATTATAGTCTTACACACTTTCCTAAAAATGGATTTAAAGTTTTTTTAGAAGAGTCTTTAGACTTTAATTATGCTGAAAATAGATTTAAAAATAAGATTACTAAGTTTTCAGAAAATTTCAAATGTATTGAAAATATTGAAAAAAAATATTTATCTCTTGCACAACTTCACTCTGATTTATTTAAGATATTGGCTAATTTAAAATTCAATTATCTTACTTTAAATCCCCAATTTTTAAAATCTTTACAAAATTTAAAAACAAGAAAAGAACTTGAATATTTTGATACTGACTTTATAATTTTTGCTGAGTACAATGATAAAGAGATAAGTTATATTGCTGTTTTTGAAAACTAA
- a CDS encoding DUF4312 family protein: MRESNLQKEIKTLIIEESGKTKDEALGRVFTVFRKKVQTEVDGVIIKLEPLETYLLEQREEKKTERFLELFMPREKTTYFIKLEIEYEVKYIKL, from the coding sequence ATGAGAGAATCAAATCTACAAAAAGAAATAAAAACTTTAATAATAGAAGAATCTGGAAAAACAAAAGATGAAGCATTAGGAAGAGTTTTTACAGTATTTAGAAAAAAAGTACAAACTGAAGTAGATGGAGTCATAATCAAATTAGAACCTTTAGAAACTTATTTACTAGAACAAAGAGAGGAGAAAAAGACTGAAAGATTCTTGGAACTTTTTATGCCAAGAGAAAAAACTACATATTTTATAAAGCTAGAGATAGAATATGAAGTAAAATACATAAAACTTTAA
- a CDS encoding basic amino acid ABC transporter substrate-binding protein, producing the protein MKKLVLLFMTFLSLISFGKVEKLYVGTNAEFYPFEYLEDGKIVGFDAELIEAIGKKLNKEIVWKNMAFDGLLPALQSKKIDVIIAGMTATPERKKFVNFSDPYFVSNQMIIINTNDEKSKDITSYENLPNHSVGVVLGYTGDVAISKLENVDVQRFNGASEAIMSLKAKKVQAVVIDSEPAKNYVKNNKGLKLISTDIAKEEYSIAVSKENKKLAEDINLAYKELVNDGTFEKLITKYFK; encoded by the coding sequence ATGAAAAAATTAGTTTTACTTTTTATGACTTTTTTATCACTTATATCTTTTGGAAAAGTTGAAAAACTTTACGTTGGAACAAACGCAGAATTTTATCCATTTGAATATTTAGAAGATGGAAAAATAGTTGGTTTTGATGCTGAATTAATCGAGGCTATTGGAAAAAAATTAAACAAAGAGATAGTTTGGAAAAACATGGCTTTTGATGGACTTCTTCCAGCTCTTCAATCTAAAAAAATTGATGTTATCATAGCTGGAATGACTGCCACTCCAGAAAGAAAAAAATTCGTTAATTTTTCTGACCCATATTTTGTATCAAATCAAATGATTATTATTAATACTAATGATGAAAAATCAAAAGATATAACTTCTTATGAAAATTTGCCAAATCATAGTGTTGGTGTTGTACTTGGATATACTGGAGATGTAGCTATTAGTAAATTAGAAAATGTAGATGTTCAAAGATTTAATGGAGCATCAGAAGCAATTATGTCTTTAAAAGCTAAAAAAGTTCAAGCTGTTGTTATTGATTCTGAACCAGCAAAAAATTATGTAAAAAATAATAAAGGTTTAAAACTTATCTCTACTGATATTGCAAAAGAGGAATACTCAATCGCTGTTAGTAAAGAAAATAAAAAATTAGCTGAAGATATAAATCTTGCTTACAAAGAACTTGTAAATGACGGAACTTTTGAAAAACTTATAACTAAATATTTTAAATAA
- a CDS encoding glycine-rich SFCGS family protein produces MAEILVVIGHRLGKGQNVAKGVEAAGGKAIVIPGMAADMKLGDVMKENNATFGISFCGSGGAGAIMAQTKYGYKATSHLRSVEAGVTAIKQGYQVVGFGFLDTEELGRRLVEEYKRVNGIA; encoded by the coding sequence ATGGCAGAAATATTAGTGGTAATTGGACACAGATTAGGTAAAGGTCAAAATGTAGCAAAAGGTGTAGAAGCAGCAGGAGGAAAAGCTATTGTTATTCCTGGTATGGCAGCAGATATGAAACTTGGAGATGTAATGAAAGAAAATAATGCAACATTTGGAATTTCTTTTTGTGGAAGCGGAGGAGCTGGAGCTATAATGGCACAAACTAAATATGGTTATAAAGCAACTTCTCATTTAAGATCTGTAGAAGCAGGGGTAACTGCAATAAAACAAGGATATCAAGTTGTAGGATTTGGATTTTTAGATACTGAAGAACTTGGAAGAAGATTAGTTGAAGAATACAAAAGGGTAAATGGAATAGCATAA
- a CDS encoding amidohydrolase/deacetylase family metallohydrolase has translation MKTLIKNGQLLDIKNGFNRKKMDILIEDGIIKQISEKIDEEGCKVLDMDGKIISPGFIDIHVHCFPHNTAISSDPDDIGVKKGVTSIIDAGTSGANTIKDFYENFITKTKTRIFVNLNIASDGLKTLSELSDMNNIEEEKIKEAIEKYSDVIVGLKARASGSVVKENGIKPIAEGKRIASKYGLPVLVHIGNAPPKVEEVLNLLGKGDIVTHCYHNKVTALVRNNEIIPEVKEALKRGVLFDVGHGSESFSFDKAKEGLGLGFEADMISTDLYGRNMVSPVGSLENTINKIFYLGVPLERCIEKVTSIPAKTFGIKKLGELKEGYFGDLTIFDLVEDGNLELTDSVKKTVVSKKYIKTKYIFIKDELINI, from the coding sequence ATGAAAACTTTAATAAAAAATGGTCAACTATTAGATATTAAAAATGGGTTTAATAGAAAAAAAATGGATATTCTAATAGAAGACGGAATTATAAAACAAATTTCTGAAAAGATAGATGAAGAAGGTTGTAAAGTGTTAGATATGGATGGAAAGATAATTTCTCCAGGATTTATAGATATCCACGTTCATTGTTTTCCACATAATACCGCTATAAGTTCAGACCCTGATGATATAGGAGTAAAAAAAGGAGTAACTTCTATTATAGATGCTGGAACATCAGGAGCAAATACAATAAAAGATTTTTATGAAAATTTTATAACTAAAACTAAAACAAGAATTTTTGTTAATCTAAATATCGCATCAGATGGATTAAAAACTTTGAGTGAACTTAGTGATATGAATAATATAGAAGAGGAAAAAATAAAAGAAGCAATAGAAAAATATTCAGATGTAATAGTTGGATTAAAAGCAAGAGCTAGTGGTTCAGTGGTAAAAGAAAATGGAATTAAACCTATTGCAGAGGGAAAAAGAATAGCTTCAAAATATGGTCTTCCTGTATTAGTTCATATAGGAAATGCTCCTCCAAAAGTAGAGGAAGTTTTAAACTTATTAGGAAAAGGAGATATAGTAACTCATTGCTATCACAATAAAGTGACAGCTTTAGTGAGAAATAATGAAATAATTCCAGAGGTAAAAGAAGCTTTAAAGAGAGGAGTACTCTTTGATGTAGGACATGGTTCAGAAAGTTTTTCATTTGATAAAGCAAAAGAGGGATTAGGATTAGGATTTGAAGCTGATATGATAAGTACAGACCTTTATGGAAGAAATATGGTATCTCCTGTTGGAAGTTTGGAAAATACAATAAATAAAATATTTTATTTGGGAGTTCCATTAGAAAGATGTATAGAAAAAGTTACAAGTATACCAGCAAAAACTTTTGGAATAAAAAAATTAGGAGAATTAAAAGAGGGATATTTTGGAGATTTAACTATATTTGATCTAGTAGAAGATGGAAACTTAGAACTTACAGATAGTGTTAAAAAAACAGTGGTGTCTAAAAAATATATAAAAACTAAGTATATATTTATAAAAGATGAATTGATAAATATTTAA
- a CDS encoding Fur family transcriptional regulator yields MEAVLNEVKDIGAFLKENGIKPSYQRMQIYKFLLENRIHPTVDTIYKALCDEIPTLSKTTIYNTLNTFVEKGIISVIVIEENETRYEANMTLHGHFKCTECGQIYDIFLDTDSLDLSQLDKFQIKEKHIYFKGVCEHCLKKASENN; encoded by the coding sequence ATGGAAGCTGTTTTAAATGAAGTGAAAGATATCGGTGCTTTTCTAAAAGAGAATGGAATAAAACCATCTTACCAAAGAATGCAAATATATAAATTTCTTTTAGAAAATAGAATACATCCTACTGTTGATACTATATATAAAGCTCTATGTGATGAAATCCCAACTCTATCAAAAACTACAATTTATAATACTTTAAATACTTTTGTGGAAAAGGGAATTATCAGTGTGATAGTTATAGAGGAAAATGAAACTCGTTATGAAGCGAATATGACTTTACACGGACATTTTAAGTGCACAGAGTGTGGACAAATTTATGATATTTTCTTAGATACAGATTCTTTAGATCTAAGTCAATTAGATAAATTCCAAATAAAAGAAAAACATATTTATTTTAAAGGTGTTTGTGAGCATTGCTTAAAAAAAGCATCAGAAAATAACTAA
- a CDS encoding ABC transporter permease yields the protein MNFLESLNSAIKSLKGNRARSFLTMLGIIIGISSVITMSAIGKGGQQNITGKLKENGYGKFTVYADMKDENFRWKYLFEDEMIKKLKATKEFKNISPRITQRVYSKFNGRFEIVWLTVATPDYEKMDKVNMLYGREFISFEYKNGERIALIDHITAKDIYGKPQDAIGKTINLALSRKEAEVPYRIVGVFENNFEDYVKAMGGKRIPRFARFPLSTYERLYDDASNYSSIIVESKNPEKISEDMAKMKKILEDITGVSDLYEVKTLSDGASSFDSILTTLNMFVTFVAGISLFVGGVGVMNIMLVSVIERTKEIGIRKAIGATNKDIMFQFLIESVILTGLGGIIGIILGIIMGKVIGKFVNIPPIFSTISIVSSLGISMGIGIIFGVIPAKKAAELNPIEALRSE from the coding sequence ATGAATTTTTTAGAAAGTCTTAATAGTGCAATAAAGAGTTTAAAGGGAAATAGAGCAAGATCTTTTTTAACAATGCTTGGAATAATAATAGGGATTTCATCTGTAATAACTATGTCTGCTATTGGTAAAGGTGGACAACAAAATATTACAGGAAAATTAAAAGAGAATGGTTATGGAAAATTTACTGTTTATGCTGATATGAAAGATGAAAACTTTCGTTGGAAATATCTTTTTGAAGATGAGATGATAAAAAAATTAAAAGCCACTAAGGAGTTTAAAAATATAAGTCCAAGGATAACTCAGAGAGTTTATTCAAAATTTAATGGTAGATTTGAAATAGTTTGGCTTACAGTAGCCACTCCAGATTATGAAAAAATGGATAAAGTTAATATGCTTTATGGAAGAGAATTTATATCTTTTGAATATAAAAATGGAGAGAGAATTGCTCTGATAGACCACATTACAGCAAAAGATATTTATGGAAAACCACAAGATGCCATAGGAAAAACTATAAATCTAGCACTTAGTAGAAAAGAGGCAGAAGTCCCATATAGAATAGTTGGAGTTTTTGAAAATAATTTTGAAGATTATGTAAAAGCTATGGGAGGAAAAAGAATACCGAGATTTGCAAGATTTCCTCTTTCAACTTATGAGAGATTATATGATGATGCCTCAAACTATAGTAGTATAATAGTTGAATCAAAAAATCCAGAAAAAATTTCCGAGGATATGGCAAAAATGAAAAAAATATTGGAAGATATTACAGGGGTAAGTGATTTGTATGAAGTAAAAACCTTATCAGACGGAGCATCTTCTTTTGATAGTATTCTTACAACACTTAATATGTTTGTAACTTTTGTTGCAGGAATCTCTCTTTTTGTTGGAGGGGTTGGGGTTATGAATATTATGCTTGTAAGTGTTATTGAAAGAACAAAAGAGATTGGAATAAGAAAAGCTATTGGAGCTACCAATAAAGATATAATGTTTCAATTTTTAATAGAGTCAGTTATTTTAACAGGACTTGGAGGAATAATTGGAATAATTTTAGGAATAATTATGGGAAAAGTTATTGGAAAATTTGTAAATATTCCACCAATTTTTTCAACTATTTCAATAGTAAGTTCTCTAGGGATTTCTATGGGAATAGGAATTATTTTTGGAGTAATACCAGCTAAAAAAGCTGCTGAATTAAATCCAATAGAAGCATTAAGAAGTGAATAA